In a genomic window of Sarcophilus harrisii chromosome 4, mSarHar1.11, whole genome shotgun sequence:
- the LOC105750614 gene encoding class I histocompatibility antigen, Gogo-OKO alpha chain isoform X1: protein MEEDVNKDVISRVFHCPPKQVKEPFPRGAFISGLSPEPEGRKRTGPGTRGGRFLSQVGYFLSPDSCEHLSALCWVFHFQCVKERARVRSEANSMLYKICSSGVSQLAFETRKKGNRPIVPKALVSHKEPQRSQSEVEDSSLYNPQEKRSQGSCCLPTMGSPARALFLLTALAALAETRAGSHSMRYFDTAVSRPGLGEPRFLAVGYVDDQQFVRFDSDSASQSEEPRAPWMEKVKDVDPGYWERNTQISKENAQIYRVGLQTLRGYYNQSEGGAHTFQRMYGCEVSPELSFQRGFLQFAYDGQDYIALDTETLTWTAAQNEAVNTKRKWEAERSIAERDKAYLEETCVLWLKKYLEMGKESLQRADAPSARVTRHSTPSGEVTLQCRAQDFYPSEISLAWLRDGEEQHQDTEFIETRPAGDGTFQKWAAVGVPSGQEGRYTCRVQHEGLPEPLTLKWEPESSLPWIIVGVLAAVLLLTAVIAGAVVWRKKTSGGKGGDYVPAAGNDSAQGSDVSLTAKA, encoded by the exons ATGGAAGAAGATGTTAACAAAGATGTCATTTCCCGAGTCTTCCATTGTCCGCCCAAGCAGGTTAAGGAGCCCTTCCCCAGAGGGGCCTTCATTTCAGGACTTTCTCCAGAGCCAGAAGGTAGAAAGAGGACTGGACCAGGAACGAGGGGAGGTAGGTTCTTATCTCAAGTCGGCTACTTCCTGTCTCCAGACTCCTGTGAGCACCTGTCAGCGTTGTGCTGGGTCTTCCATTTCCAGTGTGTTAAAGAAAGGGCGCGGGTTCGTTCTGAGGCTAATTCCATGCTCTACAAAATATGCAGTTCAGGGGTTTCCCAGCTGGCGTTTGAGACGAGAAAGAAGGGAAACCGCCCGATTGTGCCCAAGGCCTTGGTTTCTCACAAAG AGCCTCAGCGCAGCCAATCAGAAGTGGAGGATTCCTCCCTTTATAACCCGCAGGAGAAGCGCTCTCAGGGCTCTTGCTGCCTCCCCACCATGGGCTCTCCGGCGCGCGCTCTCTTTTTGCTGACGGCCCTGGCGGCCCTGGCGGAGACCCGGGCGG GCTCTCACTCCATGAGGTACTTCGACACCGCCGTGTCCCGGCCCGGGCTCGGGGAGCCGCGGTTCCTCGCCGTGGGCTACGTGGACGATCAGCAGTTCGTGCGCTTCGACAGCGACAGCGCGAGTCAGAGTGAGGAGCCGCGGGCGCCGTGGATGGAGAAGGTGAAGGACGTGGACCCGGGATACTGGGAGCGGAACACACAGATCAGTAAGGAGAACGCACAGATTTACCGAGTGGGCCTGCAGACCCTGCGCGGCTACTACAACCAGAGCGAGGGCG GGGCCCACACCTTCCAGCGCATGTACGGCTGCGAGGTTTCCCCGGAGCTCTCCTTCCAGCGCGGGTTTCTTCAGTTCGCCTACGACGGGCAGGACTACATCGCCCTGGACACGGAGACCCTCACGTGGACGGCTGCGCAGAACGAGGCAGTGAACACGAAGCGCAAGTGGGAGGCGGAGAGGAGCATTGCGGAGAGAGATAAAGCCTACCTGGAGGAAACGTGCGTGCTGTGGCTGAAGAAGTACctggagatggggaaggagagtCTGCAGAGGGCAG ATGCCCCTTCTGCCCGAGTGACCCGGCACAGCACGCCCAGTGGGGAGGTGACCCTGCAGTGCCGGGCCCAGGACTTTTACCCCTCGGAGATCTCTCTGGCCTGGCTGAGGGACGGGGAGGAGCAGCACCAGGACACAGAGTTCATCGAGACCAGGCCTGCCGGCGATGGGACCTTCCAGAAGTGGGCGGCTGTGGGGGTGCCCTCGGGCCAGGAAGGGAGATACACCTGCCGAGTTCAGCACGAGGGGCTGCCTGAGCCCCTCACCCTGAAATGGG AGCCGGAGTCCTCATTGCCCTGGATCATCGTGGGGGTCCTTGCCGCTGTCCTCCTCCTCACTGCGGTCATTGCTGGAGCTGTGGTCTGGAGGAAGAAGACTTCAG GTGGAAAAGGAGGGGACTATGTTCCGGCTGCAG GCAATGATAGTGCACAGGGGTCAGATGTCTCTCTGACAGCCAAAG CTTGA
- the LOC105750614 gene encoding class I histocompatibility antigen, Gogo-OKO alpha chain isoform X2 translates to MEEDVNKDVISRVFHCPPKQVKEPFPRGAFISGLSPEPEGRKRTGPGTRGEPQRSQSEVEDSSLYNPQEKRSQGSCCLPTMGSPARALFLLTALAALAETRAGSHSMRYFDTAVSRPGLGEPRFLAVGYVDDQQFVRFDSDSASQSEEPRAPWMEKVKDVDPGYWERNTQISKENAQIYRVGLQTLRGYYNQSEGGAHTFQRMYGCEVSPELSFQRGFLQFAYDGQDYIALDTETLTWTAAQNEAVNTKRKWEAERSIAERDKAYLEETCVLWLKKYLEMGKESLQRADAPSARVTRHSTPSGEVTLQCRAQDFYPSEISLAWLRDGEEQHQDTEFIETRPAGDGTFQKWAAVGVPSGQEGRYTCRVQHEGLPEPLTLKWEPESSLPWIIVGVLAAVLLLTAVIAGAVVWRKKTSGGKGGDYVPAAGNDSAQGSDVSLTAKA, encoded by the exons ATGGAAGAAGATGTTAACAAAGATGTCATTTCCCGAGTCTTCCATTGTCCGCCCAAGCAGGTTAAGGAGCCCTTCCCCAGAGGGGCCTTCATTTCAGGACTTTCTCCAGAGCCAGAAGGTAGAAAGAGGACTGGACCAGGAACGAGGGGAG AGCCTCAGCGCAGCCAATCAGAAGTGGAGGATTCCTCCCTTTATAACCCGCAGGAGAAGCGCTCTCAGGGCTCTTGCTGCCTCCCCACCATGGGCTCTCCGGCGCGCGCTCTCTTTTTGCTGACGGCCCTGGCGGCCCTGGCGGAGACCCGGGCGG GCTCTCACTCCATGAGGTACTTCGACACCGCCGTGTCCCGGCCCGGGCTCGGGGAGCCGCGGTTCCTCGCCGTGGGCTACGTGGACGATCAGCAGTTCGTGCGCTTCGACAGCGACAGCGCGAGTCAGAGTGAGGAGCCGCGGGCGCCGTGGATGGAGAAGGTGAAGGACGTGGACCCGGGATACTGGGAGCGGAACACACAGATCAGTAAGGAGAACGCACAGATTTACCGAGTGGGCCTGCAGACCCTGCGCGGCTACTACAACCAGAGCGAGGGCG GGGCCCACACCTTCCAGCGCATGTACGGCTGCGAGGTTTCCCCGGAGCTCTCCTTCCAGCGCGGGTTTCTTCAGTTCGCCTACGACGGGCAGGACTACATCGCCCTGGACACGGAGACCCTCACGTGGACGGCTGCGCAGAACGAGGCAGTGAACACGAAGCGCAAGTGGGAGGCGGAGAGGAGCATTGCGGAGAGAGATAAAGCCTACCTGGAGGAAACGTGCGTGCTGTGGCTGAAGAAGTACctggagatggggaaggagagtCTGCAGAGGGCAG ATGCCCCTTCTGCCCGAGTGACCCGGCACAGCACGCCCAGTGGGGAGGTGACCCTGCAGTGCCGGGCCCAGGACTTTTACCCCTCGGAGATCTCTCTGGCCTGGCTGAGGGACGGGGAGGAGCAGCACCAGGACACAGAGTTCATCGAGACCAGGCCTGCCGGCGATGGGACCTTCCAGAAGTGGGCGGCTGTGGGGGTGCCCTCGGGCCAGGAAGGGAGATACACCTGCCGAGTTCAGCACGAGGGGCTGCCTGAGCCCCTCACCCTGAAATGGG AGCCGGAGTCCTCATTGCCCTGGATCATCGTGGGGGTCCTTGCCGCTGTCCTCCTCCTCACTGCGGTCATTGCTGGAGCTGTGGTCTGGAGGAAGAAGACTTCAG GTGGAAAAGGAGGGGACTATGTTCCGGCTGCAG GCAATGATAGTGCACAGGGGTCAGATGTCTCTCTGACAGCCAAAG CTTGA